The proteins below come from a single Piscinibacter gummiphilus genomic window:
- a CDS encoding D-amino acid dehydrogenase, producing MKVVVLGAGIVGISTAWYLLEQGHEVTVVDRQLDAALETSFANGAQISVSYCEPWAHPSAPLKVIKWLAHDDSPLLFRPKLDVHQWRWGLSFLANCTHAAFERNVAQLVALGRYSHESLKALVAQTGIEYDRLERGILHFFCNAKDFDGAAAGAEIMRRHGVGRRILSRDEVLQVEPALRGFAGHIVGGTFTASDESGDARSFTQQLARRCEARGATFLYEHDVAGFDVAGGELQAVRVRQRHESRTLRADAFVAALGSHTAPLLRPLGVYLNIYPAKGYSATFKLRHPERASVVSMIDDTRKIAISRLGDTVRVAGTAEMAGYDTSLDTATAQVRCAALVKRYEEIFPGVADTREPNFWAGLRPSTPNNIPYIGRTRIGRLWVNAGHGTLGWTHGAGSGRALAELMSGQRPALAFGFCGDSDEARLREAAA from the coding sequence ATGAAGGTCGTCGTGCTCGGAGCGGGAATCGTCGGCATCAGCACCGCGTGGTACTTGTTGGAGCAAGGCCACGAGGTCACGGTCGTCGACCGCCAGCTTGACGCCGCGCTGGAGACGAGCTTCGCCAACGGCGCGCAGATCTCGGTGAGCTACTGCGAGCCCTGGGCCCACCCGAGCGCGCCGCTCAAGGTCATCAAGTGGCTGGCGCACGACGACTCACCGCTGCTCTTTCGCCCCAAGCTCGACGTGCACCAGTGGCGCTGGGGCTTGAGCTTCCTCGCCAACTGCACCCATGCAGCCTTCGAGCGCAACGTGGCGCAATTGGTGGCGCTCGGCCGCTACAGCCACGAGTCGCTGAAGGCGCTCGTCGCGCAGACCGGCATCGAGTACGACCGGCTGGAGCGCGGCATCCTGCATTTCTTCTGCAACGCGAAAGACTTCGACGGGGCCGCGGCCGGCGCCGAGATCATGCGCCGGCATGGCGTGGGCCGGCGCATCCTCTCGCGCGACGAGGTGCTGCAGGTCGAGCCGGCCCTGCGCGGTTTCGCCGGGCACATCGTCGGCGGCACCTTCACCGCGAGCGATGAATCGGGCGATGCGCGCAGCTTCACGCAACAGCTCGCGCGCCGCTGCGAAGCGCGCGGCGCCACGTTCCTCTATGAGCACGACGTGGCCGGTTTCGACGTCGCTGGCGGCGAGCTCCAGGCGGTGCGTGTGCGCCAGCGCCATGAGTCGCGCACCCTCAGGGCCGATGCCTTCGTGGCCGCGCTCGGCAGCCACACCGCGCCGCTGCTGCGGCCGCTGGGCGTGTACCTCAACATCTACCCGGCCAAGGGTTACTCGGCGACCTTCAAGCTGCGCCACCCCGAACGCGCGAGCGTGGTGAGCATGATCGACGACACCCGCAAGATCGCCATCAGCCGCCTGGGCGACACGGTGCGCGTGGCCGGCACCGCCGAGATGGCGGGCTACGACACCAGCCTCGACACCGCCACCGCGCAGGTGCGCTGTGCGGCGCTCGTGAAGCGCTACGAGGAGATCTTCCCCGGCGTGGCCGACACGCGCGAGCCGAACTTCTGGGCCGGCCTGCGACCCAGCACGCCAAACAACATTCCGTACATCGGCCGCACGCGCATCGGGCGGCTGTGGGTCAACGCGGGCCACGGCACGCTCGGCTGGACGCACGGCGCCGGCTCGGGCCGCGCGCTCGCCGAACTGATGAGCGGCCAGCGGCCGGCGCTGGCCTTCGGCTTCTGCGGCGACTCGGACGAGGCGCGGCTGCGTGAAGCCGCGGCTTGA
- a CDS encoding LysE/ArgO family amino acid transporter, whose protein sequence is MTGAAFLQGWLMTAGLIVAIGAQNALVLRQGLQRAHVGPVVLLCTVSDWLLIALGVFGLGSVIQSSPGVLQVFRFGGAAFLLAYGARSAVQAWRGHGQLVQAGPRAASLGATLATTLALTYLNPHVYLDTVVLLGSVGAQHGDTGRIAFATGAGFASTMWFATLGYGAAAASRWLQRPAIWRAIDATVAVVMFTVAGQLLIGGVS, encoded by the coding sequence ATGACAGGCGCTGCATTCCTCCAGGGCTGGCTGATGACCGCCGGGCTCATCGTCGCGATCGGCGCGCAGAACGCGCTGGTGCTGCGCCAGGGCTTGCAGCGTGCGCACGTGGGGCCGGTGGTGCTGCTGTGCACGGTGTCCGACTGGCTGCTGATCGCGCTCGGCGTGTTCGGCCTGGGCTCCGTGATCCAGTCGTCGCCGGGGGTGTTGCAGGTCTTCCGCTTCGGCGGCGCCGCCTTCCTGCTGGCCTACGGCGCGCGCTCGGCGGTGCAGGCGTGGCGCGGCCACGGCCAGCTGGTGCAGGCCGGGCCGCGTGCTGCGAGCCTGGGCGCCACGCTCGCCACCACGCTGGCGCTGACCTACCTCAACCCCCACGTCTACCTCGACACCGTGGTGCTGCTCGGCAGCGTCGGCGCTCAGCACGGTGACACCGGGCGTATTGCATTCGCCACCGGCGCGGGCTTCGCGTCGACGATGTGGTTCGCGACCCTCGGCTATGGCGCGGCCGCGGCCTCGCGCTGGCTGCAGCGCCCGGCCATCTGGCGCGCGATCGACGCCACGGTGGCGGTGGTGATGTTCACGGTCGCGGGGCAGTTGCTCATCGGAGGTGTGTCATGA
- a CDS encoding LysR family transcriptional regulator ArgP, with amino-acid sequence MKDLDPAGLDCLAALADDGHFERAARRLSITQSAVSQRLRTLEAQVGQLLVVRSRPLRLTDAGKVLLRFARQLQAMRADVALELGTGSGPDSGQRLPIAVNADSLATWVLPALDPVVQAGASLELVVDDQNFTHDWLRQGAVLGCVSTVSEALRGCRVVPLGSMRYTAVASPAFIAQRLPKGLDRGNFSQVPFLVFNRKDDMQTQWVSRAFGVRSPRLQESFVPSSEAYVRAALMGWGVGVVPLVQVSGLMARGDLVALRPEVELNVKLYWHQWRLGPDGAPPSEGVALLDRIGDALAAGARVALGTARAQRAG; translated from the coding sequence ATGAAAGACCTCGATCCGGCAGGACTCGATTGCCTGGCGGCGCTGGCCGACGACGGCCACTTCGAACGGGCGGCCCGCCGCCTCTCGATCACCCAGTCGGCCGTGTCGCAGCGGCTGCGCACGCTGGAAGCGCAGGTGGGCCAACTGCTGGTGGTGCGCTCGCGACCGCTGCGCCTCACCGACGCCGGCAAGGTGCTGCTGCGCTTCGCCCGCCAGCTGCAGGCCATGCGCGCCGATGTGGCGCTCGAACTCGGCACCGGCTCAGGCCCCGACAGCGGCCAGCGCCTGCCGATCGCCGTCAATGCCGACAGCCTCGCCACCTGGGTGCTGCCGGCGCTCGACCCGGTGGTGCAGGCCGGCGCGTCGCTGGAGCTGGTGGTCGACGACCAGAACTTCACGCACGACTGGCTGCGCCAGGGCGCGGTGCTCGGCTGCGTGAGCACGGTCAGCGAGGCGCTGCGCGGCTGCCGCGTGGTGCCGCTGGGCAGCATGCGCTACACGGCCGTCGCCAGCCCCGCGTTCATCGCACAGCGGCTGCCCAAGGGGCTCGACCGCGGCAACTTCTCGCAGGTGCCCTTCCTCGTCTTCAATCGGAAAGACGACATGCAGACGCAATGGGTGTCGCGCGCCTTCGGCGTGCGCTCGCCCCGCCTGCAAGAGAGTTTCGTGCCCTCGTCGGAGGCCTACGTTCGCGCTGCGCTGATGGGCTGGGGGGTGGGCGTGGTGCCGCTCGTGCAGGTGAGCGGCCTGATGGCGCGTGGCGACCTCGTCGCCCTGCGCCCCGAGGTGGAGCTGAACGTGAAGCTTTACTGGCACCAGTGGCGGTTGGGGCCCGACGGCGCGCCACCGTCGGAAGGGGTCGCGCTGCTCGACCGCATCGGCGATGCGCTGGCGGCCGGCGCCCGCGTCGCGCTCGGCACGGCCCGCGCTCAGCGCGCCGGCTGA